The Carassius gibelio isolate Cgi1373 ecotype wild population from Czech Republic chromosome B11, carGib1.2-hapl.c, whole genome shotgun sequence genomic sequence AAGCACTACTGTAATGCACGCGATACAGTCTGTGAGGACATCTTTCAAAGAGTGAGGACGACACATTGCCCTGCTTACTCGAAGGACGTCTGGCATTAGAGTGTCGCTTCTTTCTCGAGACATTGCCTGACAGACTTCGATAAGTTCTCGCCTGTGTGGACGGACTTTGAAAATTAGAAACCAATACTCCGATAGCTGCATTTCCTTCATCGACAGCAGGATCAGACGCCATGGAAGGCAGTCCAGGTGAGCTCAAAACCATGTATCGTCTCTAAACACGAATGGATGCAGGTCAATTATGTGCACGGGTGATAGTAATGTTTCAGTCACCCGTTTAAGTATTTTAGCCAACTTCGTCATGTATTTTAACATCTTGTTTAACTTTAGAAAATGGTGGCACGAATATAATGGTACTGAATTTGGATATAACATAAATACATGTCCTGTCaagatttgtaattaaattacattatacttTGACATGTTTAtcattttttacacacacacacacacacacattattattattattattattattattattattattattattattattatttgtcgcGAACGGACAACCATGATTTGTCAAATGTTTCCGGTCTCGCGTACGTAAACAAACTCACGTGCAGCTCGCTGTGCTCACGCGCGCTTCCCAGTAGACTTGTACCATGATAAAGTCATAAAAAAGAAGGCTATCTAGCCGTATTCTTTTCCGTTTCTTTAATTCTTTAACATCCGTCTCCAGTAGTTATGGGGCTGGGTGAAATCCAAGCCCAATCTTGGCTACTGGGAGGTTTTTGTTTTCGGCAGGTTCCTGTGATTCATTAACTGAGTCAAGCTTGTGGGGCGATGACTGACTGTCAGTATCTGTACATTCACTCCAACACGTGCTCAAAGTGTGTCAATAACTGCTCATGAACACGTGAGAAGATAAGGAAACAGTTAACATTTATGGCACAGCAGGCAATAATCCAATGTTTTGTTTACTATCATCACATGGCTTGCCTTATGAGGCAATGACATGTAGTTTAGATGGCTAATCTTTATTATAAAAAAGTCATAAAAGTGCTCTTAGAtacttgtaattttaataaatctaaaatatccaaATTAATAAGCTAAAATAATCCGTTTTGGCAGTAAGTATAATAATGATACATGCATAGGAATTTCCGGTTCAACGTATcagtattttataacatttttaaaaaaatatcaatatcTCTGGAAACATATAACGAGCTGTTTTGGGCATGTCATATCCAGGATGTATTTTTGTGAATCTGGTGCCAGGGATTTCTTAGAAAGCGCTCAGTTTTCCTTCATCTAGTCATCAGGCGTGATGATGTCAGGCGCAGTGGTATTCATACAGACAGACTTTCACTTTCACCAGCACGAGGATCAACTCCGAGCTCCACGTGCCACGCGTGATTCCCCAGGCACACACCCCCTCCTCGCTTGTGTTTTTGTTCCGGAAGCCCGTGTCTCACCCAGCCTCTGAAGGGAGGGACGCTGGTCACTGGGTCAAAGTCAAAGAAGCACAGATCTCACTCAGCTCAGATCTCTCTCCTCTGCATGCGTGATCTCTGTTTAACTTATGTTACTTGTGTTATCTGagccatttctgagtgaaaatttttTGACGAACAGAAAGCTCAAGCTGTAACGCATGCACATCCCATTACAACATATGATAGTGTTCCTTAATTCTTAATTGCATTATGCACACCATTTTTTGTAAGGGATGTAAATGAACTATATTACAAAGTAAAGCTTAATAGTAATAGTTGTTCATTTGTGTGAGTTGCATAAGTTATATGGCACACGTGTGTTGGCTCTTTGAAGATATATCAACATTGACCTAGTTTTCAGCAGCAGCACATGTCTGAGGGCATCCAGCTCTCTGAACAAACCTTGGAAAGAGAAATCAAAGCCTCCCAACTGAGAAATCTCACCTGCCAATACCAGTCAAAATGGAATTTACTTAAAaagatagttcacccgaaaattaaaattctgtcataataacccccatgttgtttcaaaccgtatacaattatttttcatttgactctaaagaaaatattttattagtacATATGTAACCATTTACTTTATATGCAATCAAAACACTGTAATTGATATTCCGCAGTATAACACATTATAGATGTTTGGAACTTGAGGGTGAATATAAAATAACATCAGAGtgcactttcctgcagagtttagcatcAACCTTGATCAGAATCACTTAACAGTAATTTTCTAGCAAAGCCACTGGAAGATTGCAACCTTGAGCCAAAAAAGTGTAAGGCTGAGAACACTTGCAATACAACATAGGCTattaattattgatattaatgtaagcctacatttatattattgtgatttaaatCCATTCACAAAGTGATTATACCAAAATTTAAGTTGCATATAAAATGGTTATAGTGTCCACGTCTAGATCTGTAGGTTATCATGATTGCTTTTGAGTGGGAGGTTTGTTGTCCCTCATAGCAGCTGCAAAAACAACTGAAATTCAATAACCTGTTCACTTATTCACTCTTTGAGTCACTCATCACCTATGTGCATGTGAGACGCACTAAAGCAAAGGTTAGTGTGTCGTGGTGTTTAGGGAAATGTTGTCTAAAAAATGCCACAAAAGTCGATAATTCGGGTGGAGTTAAATTGGGAAATACAGTTAATGTAGCCTAATCTATATTTCAAGCCATTTGTGAGGCATCACGTTATATAAACAAGTGAGATGAAGTGAAAtgttgggtttaaaaaaaaaaagaaacgctaACACAAATCAAACACGCTCGTATGTCGAGTAAACGTGACCGTGCACGTTCATGCGTGCACTGCAGTTTCCGGTGACTCGAGTATTGTAAACACGCGCGCATAAATATGGCCTTGGTTACTGTTTTTATGTCCTCTTCAAACGTGAGGAGCAGGCTGGCAGTTTGTGCCTTTTTTTCCTCTCTTGTACTGCGTCTGTTCTAGACACGGGACTGCGGAAAGGGGCTTGTGTTTTGGGGCGTTCACTATGTCAGGAGAGCATGTGAGCCGGCAGTCAGGTGGCTGGCATCTCTCTGGAGGAGCGAGCACGAGCAGCGCGCGTGGGAGTCCTCAGATCCGTGTTTACGATTCGCAAACAAATTGTTCTTTGGAGTCGGTTCTTTATAAAGATTCGTTTAACTGACCTGggaagttttttgtttttgtttggtttgtttgatTTTAATGACATACAGAGAACATACAAAATACTTGATCAGTCTTAATACAATTCAAGAAGTCCaagtaacaaaataataaataaataaataaatagaaaaaataaaataaataaatactatatagtTTAAGGGCTTTTTTTAATGACGCATGAGCTGTAAGGATTTGAAGAAGACCATTGAATCTTTCTGGTAAAGTAAGAAAGCGGGGGTGACTCGGGAAggttaataacagtaataatttgAACGGTAGGAACGAACCTACACGAAGGAAACGCGTTAGTGGCAACACCTGAGCTGACAAAAAAacgtcatttaaaaaaactaaatttagaatttagaacaaaataaaaattagtaaCTGAACGAACTTATTCAACATGCATTTCGTTGGAAccactgatctctctctctctctctctctctctctctctctctctctctctctctctctctctctctctctctctctatatatatatatatatatatatatattatagatcagtggttggaACACGTTTTGGAGACTCAAACGAATCGAATCACTGAAGTGACTCGCTAAAATAAATCCGATTCCTCAACGTTGCGCTTGCGCACGTGAGTCAGTCTGGCTCATCCTAGCTCATTTCTCACGTTTAAACCGTCCACTGGCGCGGTTTAAAACATGTGATTCACGGAGAAGGATGAGCTGAGCTGACAGACTGGGAGCAGTAGAGGTTTCAAACATATGAGACCGTTGAGAAATTTCCGAGTTTACATAGAAATTAGTGGCCTggaagcttttttttcttttttttttaatatgctaCATATTTGAAGAATTCTGTAGAATGAATTTAAACATGCAAAGGGGATATGAAGAAAACTAAGTTAATGCATTCCAATTCTGCTGATTTTGCATAGGCCTATAAATTAGGAAGATATTAGagatatttatattaacattaacatgacATTAACATATTAACATGTGTTATAACGTGTTATAacatcacatacagtacatgacCATGTATATTTGGTATTGACATACtagatctgctacactgctgtTGCCCCTACAGAACAATTGACCCTTCATAAATGTCCAACAAGCCACTCTCACACTACACATGTTCTCATgcagtaaaatgcattgctgagCAAAGAGGGAAATGAAAACGTGCTGACAGACAGAGCAGGTTATTCCGTTATGAAACAAGGTCTCAGCTTTCAAAATGTGgccttttcttttttaagaaattcaaacaataaataccattttgtggctctttaatgtgtcgtgGCATATCATGCATGTGAACAGATcgtcttttcatatttactttaaaataaacacaaattaacatttataatgtatttaatttcaacCGAGACGTCaatacacaccatttttcaagtGTAAGTCCACCAAAGTTTACACAATTACAGAAACTTGTTATTGGCAATACATATGCAGACTAGCTGTTGTGAGCTTGTAACTATGCTGTGCAAATAGCATACCTGAAATTAACCCGActagcagatctagacaggtggagctggggaggtggagggttatTGAGGAGTGTACACTGAACTCAAGACTTTTTAAATGTTAAGAAAGCAATCTCATTCGCTGCTGATGTACCAGAGACCAATCTGGTTGTGCATGTAGTGAACAATTTAATTACTAGCAGATTGCATTAAGGATGTTTTAGTCTGCACCATTTGGAGTTTCTGAACAGAACTAGATAAAAATGATAAGACCAGTTTCCCTTAATATTCTTTGTGTCCCCTCCTTTTCCTTCACACACAGGTGGAGGAGTGATCCTCTATGCAGGCTCAACTGGAAGCGCCAGCCCCAGTCCAGGAAGCCCATCCAGTGGATACCAATCCCAGTCTCCAGCCTCTCAACCCTCGTCCCCAGAGGAGGTCTCTTTCACTGAGCTTGGTGCCCTTAAAAAACATCCAACTGGAAGCAAAGCCAGTTCTGCAGGGGGCAACAGACTGGTTTTCCAATTTCCAGAAGTAAGCAGTGCTACCCCTGTTACACCGACGGTAACATTGTCAGGGCAGAACACCTACTCTCACCCAGTAGTCGGCAGGCGACCAAGTATGTTCACGGGTACCTTTACCAGTGAGTATTATCAGAGTCATTTTTGATATTGTCTCTAATTCAGTGACCATCATCCACTGCTTACTTACTGTTGACAATTGTGTTACTAGAAACAGGAGGTATGGTGTTGCTCTGCAAAGTATGTGGGGATATTGCATCAGGATTTCACTATGGTGTCCATGCATGTGAGGGATGCAaggtgagaacacacacactcacataaaacACCCTCAAAATGCTGATGTGTTTAGTGTCAGTCTGAGACTAAAGCCACACacctacagaaacacacacattcactctgaTCTTGTGTTATCCTCAGGGTTTCTTCCGCCGCAGTATCCAGCAGAACATCCACTATAAGATGTGTGTGAAGAATGAAAACTGTGTGATCATGAGGATGAACCGCAACCGCTGTCAGCACTGTCGATTTAAGAAGTGCCTCTCCGTCGGCATGTCCAGAGATGGTATGAGCTTTAAACATACGGTTATGAACAATATATTAACAAGTTATTATTCTTGGTAAATATCAGTATTGCTACCAATTCTTAAGTGTTAAAGATGTAGCTGTGTTGGGAAACAAGCACCTAGCAATGTTCTAGTAACCTCCCAGTACACCCTAGTAACTGCATGTTTCTAAGCAGTTAAAGCAGAATATTGACTGGTTGGACTTAAGCCAGTAAGAAGTCACTTAACAATCACATACAGCACCCGAGCAACTGCTCAGCAATATTAGAAAAATACTCCTTATAAATCAGCAACTTCATATTGCAAAATTGCACTTTTTTAAAATCCAGTgatcttttcaaccagaacttacaaaaaaacaaaaaaaaaactgctaaataTTTCCCCAGGCAGATTTTTCATCAGTTACACATATTTGAACCAACAGAAAGAAAACTGCTTGTTTTGTGAGTGCTGTTTGATGCATAGCTGCACTAATTTTACTAATACAGTCTCACaactacagtatatttaaaaaagaccTCTTTATTTCCTCAGCCCTCACATCCAGCATCTGTTCTGTGCTGTTTGCACCTACAGCTTACACCTTGTTCTGACAGGTTCCTTTCACCGATGATTTATTAGTGTGGGCTCTCCGAGATCCCACAAGTCATCACTCACTGTAAAAACTGCAGCAGCTCAGCTTCATTTGGGGAAATGGGGACACAAATGGCCCGAGCACCTAGTACACTGCAGTTTAATGTGTTTCCAGGTCTTCGTTTGCTTTATCGCAGGATTAATTAAGATCCGAATGCTGGCTGGGATTTAATAAAGTGCTTTGTCGATGTAACCCAGAAGCTAAGAGACATTTATTCCAattgaatgcaatgcatacacaTTCTAAACTATCGTAGAGTTGTCCTCTAGCACACCATGGCCATACAGGACAGTATTATCTCTGGGGAGCTTTGTAAACTGGgctgataataaatcatattttctgGGGCTAGTGTACATATTTAGGTGACCTAAAAAGCGGGAAAGTAAAGTGATATGCACCATCATATTTCAACATCACATGATGTACTTGACCTTGTTTCCCTCCGCAGTAGTCAGTCACACTGTAATTACACtagatttcaaattaatttggaaGTTTATGAACTTTTAAATTTTTCAGGGTACTGTTATATTGTAGTGCCCTCGAATGCAAAAACCATAGCTAATACACTGACTGTATGATTGATACTGTTCTTCCTCCATTATATTTGGTCACCTGAAACCTTAACGTCTCTCCTAACGCACGACTTCACGTGATGGGGTATATGACACCTCTAAACCCCAAAAAGCCTTCAAATCATTGTTATATTATAGACATAAAGACCTAGTTTTGCATTAGTGCTGGTCTTAGCAGTTTTAACCTAACTTTCCGTGCTGAAGGCATCTCCCATTGCTCAACACTTATCAGTCCAGTTTATCATATCATGCTCCTCTGCCCTACAGAGTATCAGCGCTTAACTATTCAAATGCCTTCTCCTTTCAGTCCTTTTCACCCTTAGCCTGCTAACCTTTTAACTCATGCCGGTATCTGTTTCTCCTGCTgttattcattcactcattccCTTAGTGACATCACCTCTGCTTGGGTGACCCACTTCCCAATAGGACAGAGACACAGAGATGAGAAGAGAAGGATGGGGGAGGTGTTTTCTACAGTAGTAGGATCTATAAATAGCTCTGAGAGCTAGAGTAGGGGATTTAATCAAGGTTTTACTACTCCACTGCCTGTCTAACAATCCGATTTAACCGTTACTATATTCACAATACAGCACAGCCTCTCATATCACAAtgcgagcctgtcctccaacaaaaaacgaccatataggtcgtttgtgcaagcatttattacgacctatatttaagttttaaagttaagagccctctagcgggcgtaaaaataatgacagtattgcgttgcgtctgtcgtcatgaattgacgtataatGTCATTTCCAATCAAaacgcacatttatttaaattcaatgtatgggctttttacaccgatctcacactatttcctacatattttactactgtaggtggctaattcgttcgaatgaccacacctaaccccacccctaaacctaaccctcacagagaTCAcactaaattatgatttattgaacatatacattttcgtgcacgtccgttccctgggatcgaacccacgaTAGCATGAtgacatatcaaggtataacgcactaatctactaactgagctacacgaaacgcaaaccagagggcaaataaaagagtacaaaacattaatatgaaaacgaccttttgccgataggggcgcaattgtagtatacgctctgatgggtcgtatttcagggatttggacaaacgacctatacaagcgtattggttggaggacaggatGCACAATGCATTATTGTAAAGCTGGACAGCTTTGTGTATCACCATTCTGTATAGTAACATTTATACGCCCATTTTTTCCAGCTGTGCGATTTGGGCGCATTCCGAAGCGCGAGAAACAACGCCTACTGGACGAAATGCAGAGTTACATGAACAGCCTTAATGAATCGGCGTCCATGGACATCACCTGTACTACACCCACCGAGACTCCTCCCAGCCCTGAAGATGGCCAGGCAGAAGAGGCTATCGGTGCGGTCTCGCAAGCTTATCGCAATATCTTTGTGAACGGGGAGAAGTTGTTAGTGAAGATTAACGATGACAGCAACATCAATAACAGCAATCCATCTTCCTTCCATCATAATCCAACACAAGAGTCCGGCTACAGCCAGCCTCACCCTCAGCCAAGCGTCTCACCCCAAGATCACTCCATCCATCCCAGGACAAGCTGTCTACCACGATCCAGATGCCCGGTCACCAACCATGACAGCATACCAACAACACAAGTCATGGACAACAGTCAGTATAACTTCCCACAGTCCTCGAGTCCCAGTCAGGGAGCTACACCTTCTCAAAGCTGTCCATCGAAGTACAACAATTATTCCACTCAGACGTCTTGTCCTTGGAGACTGAGCCCTGGTGCTAAAGTCCTGGTATGTTTTGATGATGGCATATGATTTGTTTGCTGGTCTTCGTTGACTATTGTCTCTGACTTAAAATGTTTTCTTGCTCTTTCTGTCTTTATTGTAGGCATGTCCTCTCAATGCATGTCCCGTGTCCCCAGCCAGTCACTCCAGTCAGCAGGTCTGGGCGAGTTTCTCCCAGTGCTTCACTCCAGCTGTTAAAGAAGTGGTTGAGTTTGCCAAGAGCATTCCAGGGTTTCAGGCCCTGAGTCAACATGATCAGGTCATGCTGCTGAAGTCAGGAACCTTTCAGGTGAGAAACGCCAACGTCTGTCCTCAGATCAATTCCCCACATCAGTTCTTTTGAAGTAATCGTAAAAGAAGAAAAGAAGCAGTTTCATTAAGAGTTTCACACAGACATGGTGTACGGGTGAATATTTACAGACTGTGCAAGAATCTAGACCGATGTCATTGCAAATTAGTCTTCCTTATCAATACTCAATAACTAAAGCCTGAAAGCGATATATGTGCAGTGCTTGTATTGTGATGAATAAGAGTTATTATGATGTAGTTTACACGACTGAAAATGCTATTTTTCTAAATCCAACTTTGGTTTGTTGCAGGTTCTAATGGTGAGGTTCTGCTCGCTGTTTGATGCCAAGGAACGTACCGTAACATTCCTGAATGGTCAGACGTACCCCCTGGCGTCCCTGCGAGTGCTAGGCATGGGTGGCCTTCTGGACGCCATGTTTGAGTTCAGCGAGAAGCTGGGAAACATGGGTCTGGAGGCTGATGAGATGGCCCTCTTCATGGCTGTGGTGCTGGTTTCTGCAGGTACCTTGTAGAAATGATCATATGCAAGCActattgaaagtatttttttaaaactgagCTAGTTGCTTTTGTAGACGGATGGCGAGGTAGAGAGAGCTTGGACCAGAGCTGTAACGATCTATTTCTGTTACTCTCTATCAGATCGTTCAGGGATCTCAGATGTGGGGGCCGTAGAGCAGCTCCAGGAGGATTTGATCGGCGCTCTTCGCGCTCTCATCACTCGACGAAGACCAGAGGACAGCTCACTCTTCCCCAAACTCCTGCTACGTCTGCCTGACCTCCGTACCCTCAACAACCAGCACTCGGAGAAACTCCTAGCCTTCCATATTGACCCCTGAGAACAGAAAGAGACGATTACCAGACCGAACCAAGTCGAGGGGTCAAACGATAGATTCAGGGTGCTCTTCTTGTACAATGAAGCCTTGCACATTTCAGGCTAAACATCTGATTTGGACTAAGACTTACACAGACACCTCAGACATTGAACTTTTCTAATGCAACATAAGAGGAACAGAAGTGTGGAGCAGATGCTGGACATTGGGGCTTTTCAGGATTGTATTCAAGAAATGTAAAAACAGAGGAAGATGGTGTAGATTTTGAGGTGATGGCTGTTTTATAACTAGAACGTGCAAGATCATTGTATAAAGTTTTGAGACGTTCTCAGTATTGTTCTCACTCCAGATGCTATGCATTTATCATCGTATCCTATTCAACAGATTGTACAACCTTTCAGATAAACTTCAATTCAATTGCACAATTCAATAATTTCATTAAACACATCACTTTGTGGAcctttataaatattgtttatatgtgTCAGGCAGTCAAAACCTGGGTTGTAAAAACACATGTATTATAGTTGAAATATACTGTATGATATTTTCTTATAACTGTATAAGACTGTAGTGTGTTCTCGTGTGCTAATGAAGAGAGCACTCCTCGATGTCTATTAAAGTGTTAAACCAACTGAATTTACAACAGCTCTGCATGGATCTGCTTTATTCTACCCTTTGCAGTTCAGATTCTTCTGAAAGAGGATGGGTTAGCAGCAAAAGCGGACTTTGCCATTTCTATGCAAATGCAATTCATTTATTTGGTAAATGTATTATGATATTTTCTTTCCATAGAGATGGCAGATTATGTGATATTAAAAATGACCTTTCCAGTTAAGAGTATTTTATATGCATGCATATTGTCCTGCACGTTTGGTTGTGCATGGGATGCTGATGGTGCACAATGGTATCCTAGCAACTGGAAAATGGATCCAGAGCTGATGTATGATATATGCCAAGATTTTCACCTTCATTTAAATAATGGCTCCAGGGGTTCAAGCGGGAATGGAAACCTTtgtttcccatcatgcatttttttaagcAGCAGACTGAAGACTATATCACTATGTTTCCATTGCAGTATAGTATTGTAGCACAGAATAATCAGACTAGAAtaattataatgtatataatgtgtgATATTCCAGTGACAGGGATACTTCCTCTTCACGTGAAATGTTAGGCTGATAAGATGCTCTTGGTAGAATGAGGCACTAGAAATGAAGCAAACATGCCAGAAAACCTCTCACAGCAGTGGAACAGAGAGAAAGCATTCTTCTCTTTGCCGTGTGGAGTTCGTGAAGACTAACATCTTTCATTCTGTCTCATATGATCTTAATGTTTGCAACGCCTTCCTCTCACTGTCTtgacagtgtcacatgattcgtaagaaaaaatacagaaataaaagaataattatataatgagagcgagagagagagattttacagcAACAGAACTAATATGTATATTTCATAAAACCAATGATGCTTGATATGCAATTATATACTATAAGTGCGCCCTCTTGAGGCTACTGTgtcatattacatttaaatgaacattaacattaatgacatcaGTTTTAATAAAGCCTTTTGTGTGTATGAATAATtatatagaatatagataacgCTTTACAATCAGTTCTTATTAGTTAgcatttgttaatgcattaagtAACATTTACAGTGAGCAATGAGTTATAGTATGTATTCaatttagttttattcatatAAAGTAATAAACATACAAAGTGTTGCTCAGatctattaaataatattaatagccacagcttttgtttttaataatgtattaataaatgtttaaataaaaatttactacgaataataaattatttggaAGTATTTCccattgttaatgttaacaagTGTAACtaacgttacacacacacacacacacacaaatatatggaCTTATATGCAGTAAGTGCGCCCTCTTGAGGTTACTGTGCCATTCTACATCAACATCAACATGACACAAATGATATTAGTTTAACATATTGTTTGtcacacatttgtttattttaattatggaGACTTTCCATTGACTTCTATTACTAACCATGTTTTCtatcccctaaccctaaacctaccccttacagaaaacccatttgcatttgcattgtttCAGACAAgcatatttttctatttctaaTCACTTTTTTCCCTCGTGGGGACCACAGTGT encodes the following:
- the nr1d4b gene encoding nuclear receptor subfamily 1, group D, member 4b, producing MEGSPGGGVILYAGSTGSASPSPGSPSSGYQSQSPASQPSSPEEVSFTELGALKKHPTGSKASSAGGNRLVFQFPEVSSATPVTPTVTLSGQNTYSHPVVGRRPSMFTGTFTKTGGMVLLCKVCGDIASGFHYGVHACEGCKGFFRRSIQQNIHYKMCVKNENCVIMRMNRNRCQHCRFKKCLSVGMSRDAVRFGRIPKREKQRLLDEMQSYMNSLNESASMDITCTTPTETPPSPEDGQAEEAIGAVSQAYRNIFVNGEKLLVKINDDSNINNSNPSSFHHNPTQESGYSQPHPQPSVSPQDHSIHPRTSCLPRSRCPVTNHDSIPTTQVMDNSQYNFPQSSSPSQGATPSQSCPSKYNNYSTQTSCPWRLSPGAKVLACPLNACPVSPASHSSQQVWASFSQCFTPAVKEVVEFAKSIPGFQALSQHDQVMLLKSGTFQVLMVRFCSLFDAKERTVTFLNGQTYPLASLRVLGMGGLLDAMFEFSEKLGNMGLEADEMALFMAVVLVSADRSGISDVGAVEQLQEDLIGALRALITRRRPEDSSLFPKLLLRLPDLRTLNNQHSEKLLAFHIDP